A genome region from Alkalimarinus coralli includes the following:
- a CDS encoding PilN domain-containing protein codes for MQQINLYTHELKPTKVILPLSQMVAGLSVLLVVLVAIQLLYRAEVVDIEEQLLPKQQRLDLAQQQVSEQEAQLKGMQKDESLVTLNHKLNQQTVARKQLLTMLDSVVTANRYPFSNLLTGLARQRVDQLWLTQIQFANGGATVGLKGKALKAEAVPHYLQMLRGEALLLGRSFNLFQLSTDEEKDEILHFTLSSSLLSEGVSNE; via the coding sequence ATGCAGCAGATAAACTTATATACACACGAGCTAAAGCCAACAAAAGTAATTTTGCCTTTGTCGCAAATGGTTGCAGGGCTTTCGGTATTGCTGGTTGTTTTGGTCGCGATACAGCTGCTCTATCGTGCAGAGGTGGTCGATATTGAAGAGCAGCTCCTGCCAAAGCAGCAACGTCTGGATCTTGCTCAGCAGCAGGTTTCAGAACAGGAAGCCCAGCTTAAAGGGATGCAGAAAGATGAGTCGCTTGTCACGTTGAACCATAAATTGAATCAACAAACCGTGGCGAGAAAACAACTGCTTACAATGCTTGACTCCGTCGTTACTGCTAATCGTTATCCATTTTCCAACTTATTGACAGGGCTGGCGCGGCAACGTGTAGATCAGCTGTGGTTGACGCAGATTCAGTTTGCAAATGGCGGTGCAACCGTCGGTTTGAAGGGTAAGGCTTTGAAAGCCGAGGCTGTTCCCCATTATTTGCAAATGCTCAGGGGTGAAGCGCTACTTCTCGGGAGATCATTTAATCTATTCCAGCTTTCAACAGATGAAGAGAAAGATGAGATTTTACATTTTACACTCTCCTCTTCACTCCTAAGCGAAGGGGTGAGCAATGAATAA